The segment GTCGGGGGTACGTCGACCCGCAGCGCACCGTCGTCGACCGCACGGCGCACGGCGTGCAGCACGGTGAGGGAGAGGTCCGCGGGGGTCACGGGACAAGCCTAGGGGAGGAGGGGGGGCCTCACGCGAACCGGTTTCGCGATGCGGGCACCTGGGCGAGGAGAGGCTCGGCCCGGTGGGGGCACGTGGGCGAGGAGAGGCTCGGCCCGGTGCGGGCACGTGGGCGAGGAGAGGCTCGGCCCGGTGGGGGCACGTGGGCGAGGAGAGGCTCGGCTCGGTGCGGGCGGAACTCGGCGGGGGCAGTGCGGGGGAGGACGGCGCGGAGGGGCCGGGCTCAGTGGTCCGGGGCCGGCTCGGCGGTGCGGATCGACTCCGCGGTGCGGGCCGGCTCGGTGACGCGGGCCGGGCTCAGTGGTGCACAGGCCGGGGTGCGAGGGCCGGGCTCATTGGTGCGGGCCGGTGGTGCTCCCGGCGTGTCGGGGGTCTGGCCGGCCGTCGACTGCGGCCGGCTCCTCTCCCCCGTCCGGCCCGTCCGGCCCGGCCGCCTCCGGCCGCTCGCGCCGCTCGCGGTGCATCAACTGACGTACGACGCGCACGAGCTCGGAGGGCTCGAAGGGCTTGGCGAGGAAGGCGTCGACGCCGGAGGCGGCCCCACCGGAGACCTCGTGCTCACCGCAGGCGCTGATGATCGCGACCGGCAGATGACTGGTCCGCGGATCGGCACGTAGCCGCTCGGCCGTCTTGATCCCGTCCAAGCGGGGCATGACGACGTCCAGGGTGACGACATCAGGACGAACCCGATGTACGACATCCAGACACTCGGCACCATCGGCCGCGGTCACGACCTCGAACCCCTCGAGTTCGAGATTGACCCTGATCAACTGCCGGATCACCTTGTTGTCGTCGACAACGAGCACCCGACCGGACACGCCTGACACACGAACGAGAGTAGGCCGCCCCGAACGGCTGCGTCCGGGTTTTACCCACTTCTGACCCGTGCGGGGGACCCAGCCCCTGGTGACACCCCGGAAATACCTGTTCACAGCCACTCCCACAGAGCTGGTAGGGTTCTACCCGTCGCCGCCGAACGCGGCGGACGCCCCCGTAGCTCAGGGGATAGAGCAACGGCCTCCGGAGCCGTGTGCGCAGGTTCGAATCCTGCCGGGGGCACTCCAGCCCGGACAGCGTGATCAAGACGCTGACCTGCTGAAGTGCCGAAGATGAAGGGCCGGACTCAGTCTCACTGAGTCCGGCCCTTCTTCGTTGTCTGGCACTGGTCGCGCGTGAGTGGCGCGTGACCACCCCACCCACTACACGCTCCCGACGCAACACCCGCGCAGGGGGCAGCCCTCCACTACCCTTCCCTGCTCAGGCCGTTGACGTGCACGCCGGGGGGACCATGGCCAGCTCATCGCCACTACTGACTATCGACCAGCGCATTATTGAACTGGAAGCCGAAGTTTCGGCTACGCACTTCTCCAAAAGATGGGCCCTTGCCTGGATCGGCCTTGGTAACCCTCTCTTGATCGGCGCAATCGTAGCCGGAAATATGCTGATCGACTTCTCCAAGCCGGGCAGCGGGCGACCCGCACTGAACACTCTCGGGACGATCGTAACGATCATATCGATCCTCCTTTCCGTGGCATTCTGGAATGTCAACCGGTCCTTCGAGCGCGCCAAGACCGTCGAGCTGCTACAAGCTCAAGCAGAACGGAGATCTCTCGAAGTCGCCACGGAAACTGAAGCAGCCACGTCTCAACCATTCCAGGAGTATTATCGCTCCATTCCGGATCTTCGCGACGAGTACAGGAAGAGCGCGGAGAGGTATCGCAGCCGCCACAATCTATTCCAACTCACAGTGATCGTCGGGTCTATCCTCACATCCGTCAGCACGACAGCCGCTGCCGAGCAGGGCATCTGGAGCTGGATCGCTGTCGGCCTAAGCGCCCTAGTAAGCATCTCGGCCGGAGTCATTGCCTACTTTAAGTTTCGTGAACGCAGCCTAAATCTTCAGCAGACCGCGGACTCGATAGATCAGGAAGTGCAGGCTTACAGCCTCAGGATTCGGCGCTACAGAAATCTTGCACCCGACGAAGCATCTTCGGCCTTCGCAGAAGAGCTCGAAAGAATTCGAGAAGAGCAAAGAAAGAAGGAGCTTCAGCTGGAACAGCCACCGGAGGCCGTTTCACAGCAGAGGCCCCATTCTCTCTAGCCACCTAGCTCTATCACGGTCATTGAGATCGCCATCGATTCAGCGTGCCACCCAACCCATACCCTCGTCGATCTTCCTGTTGTATCGATCCTCTTGGCCGTCAAGGCAGCCCTCGTACCTACGGTGAATAACCTCCGGCGAGTTTCCCGCCCGGCGGGCGACCTCAGCCACCGGAACTCCGGCATTGAGCCAGTTCGTGATGCACGTGTGCCTGAGGTCGTACGGCCTGTGCGCCAATGGGGAGTCGACCTTTTCGGATGGGAGAGCGAGCGGGCGGGCCTCCTGCCAGACCCTCCAGTAGCTGGAGGTCCCGAGGACCCCGCCACGCTCATTTGCGAAGAGCCGGCCATCCTTTGCCACGCCGAACTCCGCTATGTGGGCGCGGAGCATCATGACCAGGAGGGGCGGGATCGGGACCGGGCGATCCGCCTTCGGCGCCCGGGACTTGAGACCGCGCTTATCGTGGCGTTCCCCCGAGTCCGTCCACCTCTTTCCGGACACCGGGCGGGTCTCCCTCAGCGTGAGGGTTCCCCATCCGGTGTCGGGGAGGTGGCAGTCCTTCTCTCTGAGACCGACGGCCTCGGCCGGCCTCATCGCCGCGTAGAGCTGGCAGGCAAAGAACGCGACCAGGCGGCGACCGCGGTTGCGGTGGACGGAGCCTACGTACGAGACCGCCGTCAGCAGCTCGGCACCCTGGACGGGGTTCACCAGAACTCGGGGGTCGACGACGTCGCCCTTCGTGGGACCAGAGCGCTTGAGTCCGTGGAGCGGGTTCTCCTCCAGATACCCGCACTCGATCGCATACTCCATCGCCGTGTTAAAGCCGCGACGCCGGCGCTTGTACGTCTCCCCCGCCGCCGGAGTGTCGTCCAGCTTGAAGGAAAGCCGGTACTGCACATCCCGGACCACCTTCGGGTCCATGAGGGCCGACAGCCGGAGCGAACGGTGCTGAAGCCACTGGCAGGCCACAGCCAGCTCGCGCGGCGGGTCCTCCTCATCGTGCGCCGGAACGACCGCCCACCGCATCGCGAGTCGGATCTCCTCCGGCTGCGGCGCCTTCTTCCCAGCCTCCGCCATCGCGAGCGCCACCGTAGCGAGACTGTCGGCGAGGCCTTCCCGCGTCTTGGCCGCCGCCGTGCGCCAGCGGCTCGCCATGTACTCGCGGCTGAACTCCCACCACGACGGGTCGGGGCGCTGGTTCTCCTTCGCGGCCGCGGCCCGGAGTTCGGACTCCGGGAGCCCGGTCTCGGCATCGAAAGCTTCGCCCTTTCGCATCGCCTGCCACAGTTCGGAGCGGCGGCTCTCGGCGAGGGTGACCGTGGCGAAGCTGGCCGTCTTCACCCGGCCGGCGACCTTCCAACGGAGTTGGTACGGAGCCTTCTTGCTGCGTACCTGGCTGACCTTCCACACCCTGACGTCGGTGGAGAGTGTGGCGGCTTCGGAAACGGGCGGGCGCCCACTGTTGTGGGCGCCCGTCGTCGTGCTGGTCTTGCGGTGGGTCACGCTGCGTCCTCCAGGGTCTCGATCCAGCGCTCCAGCTCGGAGCGGCGGATGCGGACGGAGCCGTTCGGGAGCTTGATCGACCTGGGGCCCTTTTTCAGCTGACGCCACCTGTAGAAGGTCGCGCGGGGTACTCCGATCTCCTCCACGACCTGGTCGATGGTGAGCATCTCGTCACGCGCCATGGGCTCGGGTCCTCCTCATCTGGCTGAGCAGTACGGGACTGACGGGCGCCGCAAAAACCGCGGAGGCCGCAAATTGCAGCGGATCTGAGGTCTGACCTGCGGCATTGGGGGTGCGGCGGTGGCTGCCGCAAAAGTCTCGGGAATCGCCACAGAAACCGGTGCCGATGAGTACGGCGGGACGACCCAGGAGCCGAGTGCCCATTAGTGCGGATGTTTCAGGGACTTCTGCGGCGACGACGCCGAGGGGCCGCCGCCGCAGGTGGGCGGGGGCGGCCGGGGTCTTCTGCGGATTCTGCGATTTACGCGGCAAGGGGCCAAGGCAGGAGAGCACGCGGTGGCTCACGCCCGAGCCCCTCGGGCGCAGGGGTGGATGAAGTAGCGGGGCGCCGGGGGACGGCCTCGCTTGCCGGTCCGGGGCGGGGTCTCGATCCGGATGTAGCCGTGGTCCTCCAGGACGGCGGCGGCGGGCTCCAGCTCGGCGACCGTGGGGAAGGCGGAGCGCGAGACCTTGCTGAACAGGTCGCGTCGGCTGACGCTCTCCCAGCCGTTGTCTTCCAGGACCGACAGGAGGGTACGGGCGCGGGCGAGGGTGGCGTCCGCCCCCATGAGATCGAAGACGCTCAAAGCGTGGGCGGTGAAGTAGTCCGCCAACTCGATCGCGGACTGCATGGTCGCCGCGCTGATGGGCTTGTTGGTGCCGCCGTCGATGTGGTCGGCCAGGTGGAGCAGCCCGGCGATGCGGGCCGTGGCGCCGATGACCTTGCCTGCCCACTTGCCGATGTGCCCGAGGCGTCCGCCCTTAGCCCGGAGCTGCGGCTCGATGCGCTCGGCGTACGCGACCAGGGCGGCATCGGCCTCGGGGCCCACCTGAACCACGAGGGGATCGGTCCAGTCCGCGAGCTTGAGCGTGAGAGCGAAAACGTTCCGCTCGTACGTCGCACCAACGGCGGGCGGGACGGGGTCCGGGTCGATCTTCCGGTAGCCGACCAGGGATTCCGGCAGGCAGTAGAGGAAGCGGGCGAGCAGGCCGCGGCCGTCGAAGCCGCGGTTCTTGCCGATGTCCTCCAAGACGCTGGGCTGGACGGCGAGCCCCATGGTGAGCGCGGGGGCCTCGATGAACTCCTGACGGGTCCGGCGGTCGACGCGCAGCCGGTCGCCGGCGTGGCCCTTGAGGAAGACCTCCATGTTGGGGACGCCGGAGTACCGCCCGGCGATGATGTCGAAGATGCCGCCCTCGGCGGACATGACCGCGAGCCTGCCACCCTGCTCGGCGAGCAGAGTGGTGACGGTCTCGGGGGTGGCGTCGTCCGCGAGGAGCCGCGGGCGCGGCGGCACAGTCAGGGACTCGGCGGTCTGGGCGAGGCCGATTGCCTCGGCCACCAGGTTGTCCCGCTCGGGGCCCTCCGCCTTGGCGGCTTGAGCGGCAGCCTTGTCGGCGGCCTCGCGGGCCATGCGGGCGGTGACCTCGGCCTCCACGATCGTGAGGTGGGAGCCCTCCACGAGCGTGTTCTCCGCCTCGTAGAGCGGGGCGGTCATGGCTGCGAAGACGGCGGACTTCCGGTTGGCCGGGCCGAGGGCGACGACAACGAAGAGGTTCGTGGGCTCGCGCCACCGCCCGCGCACCTGGACGACGGCCCGGCCTCCGGCCGCGGTCGCGAGGACGGAGAGAGCGAGGGCGCCCGCGAGGTCCACCGGCGTCTGGGTCTCCTCGGCGAGCGCAACGACGAAGTCCGAGACCCAGCCGGGGAGGGCATCGACGGGGAACGGCGGCAGCTTCGGCTGCCGGTCCAGCGGGATCGGTTCCGGCCACGCGGCCGGGACGGTCGCGGCGCCGAGCGCGAGAGCCTCGCGGAGGTCGTCCTCGGTGGCCTCGGCCGACATGCCGGCCTGGACGATGCGGGTGCCTACCTCGATGCTCCGGCGGCGCCGGGCGAGGTCGTGGACGATCTCGGCGTAGTAGGTGGCGTTGGCCGTGGAGGGCACGGCCTGGATGAGGGTGTGGAGGTAGGGCCGGCCGCCCGCGCTGACGAGTTCGCCGGTCTGCTCCAGGTGGTGCCCGAGGGTGATCGGGTCCACGGGCTGGCCCTGGGCGTGCAGGGCGAGGATCGCGCGGTGGATCGTCTCGTGGGCGGGCACGTAGTGGTCGGCCGGGTCCATCGAGCCGTTCACGTCGCCGATGACGCCGGGCGCGAGCATGAGTGCGCCGACGACGGCCTGTTCGGCTTCCCGGTCGTGCGGTGCCATCCGCTCCGTGCCGTCGGGCACGCTGTGCAGCGGCACCACGGGGGCGTACTGCCCATGGGCAGGCTCAGGTGTCATGCTGGGGTTTCTCCTGTTTCTGTCGAAGGGACGGAGAGCCGGGGCGGTCGCGGTCTTGTGGTGAGAGGCGACCGCCCCGGGCACAGCTACTTCTGCCTGAGCCACCGCTCGTACTGCTGGCGGGCGTAGGCGCGGGGGTCACAGATGACCGCGGTGTCGTCGCTGTCCATGAGGCGGCGGGCCGCCTCGGTGGCCATCTCCGCCGCGTCGCTCCGTACGCGCTCGCTCTCGTCGCTCAGCGCGATGCGGTCGAGGAGCGCGGCCTTGCGGAGCCAGAACTCGCGGCCGAGACCCTTGCCGAACGGCTTGTCGGCCGCGGTGCCGGCGGTCCAGCCGATCTCGCTGATGATGCTCGGGGCGAGCGCGTAAGCCTCCTCGGGCGTCGGCCACCGTTCGGCCCGCAGGTCGGCGGTGAGGTAGAGACGCTCGCGCTTGCCGTCGCGGGTCGCGTACTGGCGTACGGCGCCCGTGGCAAAGGTGCCGCCGAGCGCGGCGGTCACCCGGTCGGTGTCGTCGGGGTCGCAGATGACGCGGATCTCGAACATGGGTCAGTGCTCCTTGGTGGTCTCGATGGCGGGGAGTTCGGGCAGTCCGGCGCGGGTGAGGGCATGCGGGTCGAAGCCGGGCAGGGCCGCGCGCGTGAGGAGGGCGGTGGCGAGCTGCTCGGCGTAGAGGGCGCCGGTGCGGGCGGCCTCGATCTGGGCTCCGGCGCGCAGGGCTTCCACGCGCTCGATGTGGGCGTGGTCCTCGCGCCGCTCGGCCGTGTGCCGCTCGTGAGCGACGGTGGCGCGGCGATCGGTGCGCCAGTAGCGGGCGGCGAGCCCGTAGGCGACGGCGGTGGCGAGCACCCACAGCAGGAGCGGCAGGGACAGTCCGTCGGCGTATCCGGCGACCCCGGCGAAGGCGAGACCGCCCGAGGTCGCGAACGCGGTTCCGGCGAGCGTGCTGTCCCCGCGGTGACCGGCCGCGGCGAAGGCGCCGGCCGTGGCGGCTCCGGCGGCGAGGACCACCATGAGGGCGGCGTTGCCGACGGAGTGTTCGGCACCGTTGGCGTTCCAGATCCGGCCGAGGACCAGGACCGTGGACGTGGCGAGGGCGGGGGCCACCTTCGGCGTGGCCGTGGTGAGCCAGTGCGGGACGGTGATCGGCTCGTTCATCGCGGGCTCCTTCGGCTAGTTGGCGAGGTCGGAGAGGGCCGTGGCGGAGGACTGGACGAGGTTGGCGATCGGCTCGTACGCCCCGGTCCCGGCGGCGAAGAACCCGAAGAGGAAGAGCACGATGGCGGCGCCGGCCCCGGAGGACTTGCTCTTCACGGCGAAGACGGACGCAGCGCCGAAGAGCAGGACGGCGGAGATCTCGAAGTTCATGTCAGGCTCCTGTCGTTGCGGGGTCAGCGGGTGCCGTCGCGGTGGACGCGGGCGGCGATGTTGAACAGGTGGCGTCCGACGCGTATGCGGATGCCGTCGCCCTTGCAGCGGCGGCAGGTCTTGCCGCGCTTGGGCTTGCCCTTGCGGTCCGTCTTGAGGGCGAAGCCGAGTCCGTTGCACTTGCGGCAGTTGCCGAACGGCGAGGCCGCACACAGAGCGACGTAACCGAGTGTGATGACGAACAGGAGTGCGCTAGCGGCGAGGAAGGGGGTCATCGGGGACCTCTCCGGTGGGTTTCCGGGTATGCGCAGGTCAGCCCGCTAGGAACTAGCGTGCTGATCAGATGCGGTATGGGGTGCTAGCGGTGCCGCTAGACCTAGCGGGGCTTGCTGCTAGGTCTAGCGGCGATCCGCGTCAGCTCGCGTCCCGGTTTCCGTCACGGTCCGCGATGGCAGCGGAGATGCGGGAGCGCTCGATGCCGCGCCGGTTGGCGCCCTTGCCGCTCTCGGTCTTGCCCCACACCTGGGTGGTGGAGATGCCGTGCGGCTTGAGGGCGGCGGCCAGTCCCTCGGGGTCCCAGCCGCCGTAGACGTCGGGGCGCAGCTCGGCGAGCCGGGCCACGACGACTTCGGACCAGACCTTGGGCTCTTCGGCGGGGACGACGGCGAGGATGTCGCGCAGCAGGTCGTACGCGCTGGTCTCGGCGGTCTCGAACGACTCCCCCAGCGCGTG is part of the Streptomyces sp. NBC_00250 genome and harbors:
- a CDS encoding DUF4231 domain-containing protein, whose translation is MASSSPLLTIDQRIIELEAEVSATHFSKRWALAWIGLGNPLLIGAIVAGNMLIDFSKPGSGRPALNTLGTIVTIISILLSVAFWNVNRSFERAKTVELLQAQAERRSLEVATETEAATSQPFQEYYRSIPDLRDEYRKSAERYRSRHNLFQLTVIVGSILTSVSTTAAAEQGIWSWIAVGLSALVSISAGVIAYFKFRERSLNLQQTADSIDQEVQAYSLRIRRYRNLAPDEASSAFAEELERIREEQRKKELQLEQPPEAVSQQRPHSL
- a CDS encoding helix-turn-helix transcriptional regulator, with product MLTIDQVVEEIGVPRATFYRWRQLKKGPRSIKLPNGSVRIRRSELERWIETLEDAA
- a CDS encoding tyrosine-type recombinase/integrase; its protein translation is MTHRKTSTTTGAHNSGRPPVSEAATLSTDVRVWKVSQVRSKKAPYQLRWKVAGRVKTASFATVTLAESRRSELWQAMRKGEAFDAETGLPESELRAAAAKENQRPDPSWWEFSREYMASRWRTAAAKTREGLADSLATVALAMAEAGKKAPQPEEIRLAMRWAVVPAHDEEDPPRELAVACQWLQHRSLRLSALMDPKVVRDVQYRLSFKLDDTPAAGETYKRRRRGFNTAMEYAIECGYLEENPLHGLKRSGPTKGDVVDPRVLVNPVQGAELLTAVSYVGSVHRNRGRRLVAFFACQLYAAMRPAEAVGLREKDCHLPDTGWGTLTLRETRPVSGKRWTDSGERHDKRGLKSRAPKADRPVPIPPLLVMMLRAHIAEFGVAKDGRLFANERGGVLGTSSYWRVWQEARPLALPSEKVDSPLAHRPYDLRHTCITNWLNAGVPVAEVARRAGNSPEVIHRRYEGCLDGQEDRYNRKIDEGMGWVAR
- a CDS encoding response regulator, producing the protein MGVAVNRYFRGVTRGWVPRTGQKWVKPGRSRSGRPTLVRVSGVSGRVLVVDDNKVIRQLIRVNLELEGFEVVTAADGAECLDVVHRVRPDVVTLDVVMPRLDGIKTAERLRADPRTSHLPVAIISACGEHEVSGGAASGVDAFLAKPFEPSELVRVVRQLMHRERRERPEAAGPDGPDGGEEPAAVDGRPDPRHAGSTTGPHQ
- a CDS encoding DUF3987 domain-containing protein codes for the protein MTPEPAHGQYAPVVPLHSVPDGTERMAPHDREAEQAVVGALMLAPGVIGDVNGSMDPADHYVPAHETIHRAILALHAQGQPVDPITLGHHLEQTGELVSAGGRPYLHTLIQAVPSTANATYYAEIVHDLARRRRSIEVGTRIVQAGMSAEATEDDLREALALGAATVPAAWPEPIPLDRQPKLPPFPVDALPGWVSDFVVALAEETQTPVDLAGALALSVLATAAGGRAVVQVRGRWREPTNLFVVVALGPANRKSAVFAAMTAPLYEAENTLVEGSHLTIVEAEVTARMAREAADKAAAQAAKAEGPERDNLVAEAIGLAQTAESLTVPPRPRLLADDATPETVTTLLAEQGGRLAVMSAEGGIFDIIAGRYSGVPNMEVFLKGHAGDRLRVDRRTRQEFIEAPALTMGLAVQPSVLEDIGKNRGFDGRGLLARFLYCLPESLVGYRKIDPDPVPPAVGATYERNVFALTLKLADWTDPLVVQVGPEADAALVAYAERIEPQLRAKGGRLGHIGKWAGKVIGATARIAGLLHLADHIDGGTNKPISAATMQSAIELADYFTAHALSVFDLMGADATLARARTLLSVLEDNGWESVSRRDLFSKVSRSAFPTVAELEPAAAVLEDHGYIRIETPPRTGKRGRPPAPRYFIHPCARGARA